One window from the genome of Pyrus communis chromosome 16, drPyrComm1.1, whole genome shotgun sequence encodes:
- the LOC137720091 gene encoding peroxidase P7-like codes for MASNYHLFLLIFVFAGAFLESNCKLTQNFYKSKCPKALSIVQEGVIAAIKNETRVGASLLRLHFHDCFVNGCDASVLLDDTSSFVGEKTAAPNNNSIRGFEVVDRIKAKLEKACPGVVSCADLLALAARDSTVHLGGPSWKVGLGRRDSTTASRSAANTSIPPPTSNLSALISSFSAQGLSLRDLVALSGSHTIGLARCTSFRPRIYNDSAINATFASSLQRICPRSGNNNNLARLDLQTPTHFDNLYYKNLLKKKGLLHSDQVLFNGTTSTGALVKIYASNTFTFFKDFAVAMVKMGNIDPLTGRQGEIRTNCRKVN; via the exons ATGGCTTCCAATTACCACTTATTCCTACTTATCTTTGTCTTTGCTGGTGCATTTCTTGAATCCAACTGCAAGCTCACTCAAAATTTCTACAAATCCAAATGTCCAAAAGCATTGTCCATTGTGCAAGAAGGAGTTATAGCAGCCATAAAAAATGAAACGCGCGTCGGAGCTTCCTTGCTCCGTCTGCATTTCCACGATTGCTTCGTCAAT GGTTGTGATGCGTCGGTGCTGTTGGACGATACATCAAGCTTTGTTGGTGAGAAAACAGCAGCTCCTAACAACAACTCCATTAGAGGATTTGAAGTTGTTGATCGAATTAAAGCCAAGCTTGAGAAAGCATGCCCCGGAGTAGTCTCATGTGCTGATCTTCTAGCTCTTGCTGCGCGTGACTCGACAGTTCAT TTGGGAGGTCCTTCATGGAAAGTTGGTTTGGGAAGAAGAGATTCAACCACTGCTAGCAGAAGTGCTGCCAACacctccattcctccaccaACTTCCAATTTAAGTGCTCTAATTTCAAGCTTCTCTGCACAAGGCCTCTCCTTAAGGGACTTGGTCGCTCTTTCGGGTTCTCACACAATTGGCCTTGCAAGATGCACATCATTCCGCCCACGCATCTACAACGACTCCGCCATCAACGCCACCTTTGCCAGTTCATTGCAGAGAATTTGCCCAAGAAGCGGAAATAACAATAACCTTGCAAGACTTGACCTCCAGACCCCAACACATTTTGATAACTTGTACTACAagaatttgttgaaaaaaaagggACTTCTTCATTCAGACCAGGTGCTCTTCAACGGAACAACTTCTACTGGTGCACTGGTTAAAATTTATGCAAGTAACACATTCACATTCTTCAAGGACTTTGCCGTGGCCATGGTCAAAATGGGAAACATCGATCCTCTTACGGGAAGGCAGGGCGAAATCAGAACTAATTGCAGAAAAGTGAACTAA
- the LOC137720092 gene encoding uncharacterized protein, whose amino-acid sequence MEAEPSRRRLRSRNPLSDCTNTISSTTITTVTTVATAASSQSSSASTPALKRQNPKLASVTRNILSALTPKPSAVPPPIPSTPPRPPPVSSSASGTSDREALEPCSAYTRRQTAVKRKGKGKENAGSWSCPPAPKTRNARKQTKESGHNSASKESLAPHKKKQRAVPASEKQRAYLEEIEEKRKYFAEIDAFELSEEEVDSVE is encoded by the exons atggaagCTGAGCCATCGAGAAGAAGACTGAGATCCCGAAACCCTCTCTCGGATTGCACCAACACCATTtcctccaccaccatcaccaccgtCACCACCGTAGCCACCGCCGCCTCTTCTCAGTCATCGTCCGCCTCCACCCCCGCGCTCAAACGCCAGAATCCCAAGCTGGCCTCCGTCACTAGGAACATCCTCTCGGCTTTAACCCCTAAACCCTCCGCAGTCCCGCCGCCGATTCCGTCCACTCCTCCTCGTCCTCCTCCCGTCTCGTCCTCCGCTTCTG GTACGAGCGATCGTGAGGCTCTTGAACCTTGTTCAGCGTATACTCGAAGACAGACTGCAGTAAAAAGGAAGGGTAAAGGGAAGGAAAATGCTGGATCCTGGAGTTGTCCTCCTGCACCAAAGACCCGGAATGCTAG gaaacaaacaAAGGAAAGCGGACACAACAGTGCATCCAAGGAATCATTGGCTCCTCACAAAAAG AAGCAGCGTGCAGTACCAGCTTCCGAGAAGCAGAGAGCTTACTTAGAAGAGATTGAGGAGAAGAGAAAATACTTTGCAGAGATCGATGCATTTGAACTGTCAGAAGAGGAAGTTGATTCAGTTGAGTAG
- the LOC137719564 gene encoding BTB/POZ domain-containing protein At3g56230-like — MDCTICTSMPVMLRPPRNVICSTCYEGARSVIFFINKQLQTAQGPADQKPNLCKTLENVSKWVRDMKAESEELSEKIRFLSGFSVAFRDQIHTDILLQPGESGPPIPAHKALLAIRSEVFNNILDSDGCKAPATDTVKLPELNHEELESLLEFLYNGDLPEDKMNKYIYSLSLAADKYGISYLQKLCECHMLKSMSPANALDVLEVADVCSSLKLKENALDYIVKNMHDIVFSAKYDSFALKNPHLCVQISRASLMDAKRNSVS, encoded by the exons ATGGACTGCACCATTTGTACTTCTATGCCAGTTATGCTAAGGCCTCCGAGGAATGTAATTTGCTCGACATGCTATGAGGGAGCTAGGAGCGTTATCTTCTTCATAAATAAACAGCTTCAAACTGCTCAAGGACCAGCTGATCAAAAACCAAATTTGTGTAAG ACTCTTGAaaatgtgtcgaaatgggtgcgTGACATGAAAGCAGAATCAGAAGAACTCAGTGAGAAGATTAGATTTCTAAGTGGATTTTCTGTTGCATTTAGGGATCAAATTCACACTGACATATTATTGCAACCTGGTGAAAGCGGCCCTCCAATTCCCGCCCATAAAGCCTTACTG GCAATAAGATCAGAAGTATTTAACAACATTCTAGACTCAGATGGGTGCAAAGCTCCAGCAACCGACACCGTAAAACTGCCTGAGCTGAACCATGAAGAGCTGGAGTCTCTATTGGAATTTCTTTACAACGGAGACTTGCCTGAAGATAAGATGAACAAATACATCTACTCCTTGTCCCTTGCAGCTGATAAGTACGGAATCTCGTACTTGCAGAAGCTATGTGAGTGTCATATGCTCAAGTCTATGAGCCCAGCCAATGCTCTTGATGTCTTAGAGGTTGCGGATGTTTGTTCCAGCCTAAAACTGAAGGAGAATGCGTTGGACTACATTGTTAAAAACATGCATGATATAGTTTTTTCTGCAAAATATGATAGTTTTGCACTTAAGAATCCGCATCTATGTGTACAGATTTCGAGGGCATCATTAATGGACGCCAAAAGAAATTCAGTTTCCTAA